From the genome of Papaver somniferum cultivar HN1 chromosome 2, ASM357369v1, whole genome shotgun sequence, one region includes:
- the LOC113353891 gene encoding zinc finger Ran-binding domain-containing protein 2-like, which produces MASRPGDWFCRSCQHHNFNWRNTCQVCNDLIDYRTSIPMPANGDRGSGVLPGDWYCTSGNCGAHNYASRMNCFICGGVRDDADARSRGTRSSGWKSGDWMCTRPGCNEHNFASRTDCFKCNTPKYGSG; this is translated from the exons ATGGCAAGCAGACCAGGAGATTGGTTTTGTAGATCATGCCAACACCATAACTTCAATTGGAGAAATACATGTCAAGTTTGTAATGACTTAATAGACTATAGAACTTCAATTCCCATGCCTGCCAATGGCGATAGAGGTTCAGGTGTCTTGCCAGGTGACTGGTACTGTACATCTGGAAACTGCGGAGCCCACAACTATGCAAGCCGTATGAACTGCTTCATTTGTGGTGGTGTTAGGGATGACGCTGATGCTCGTTCCAGAGGTACTCGCTCGTCGGGATGGAAATCTGGTGATTGGATGTGCACAAG ACCTGGATGCAATGAGCATAATTTCGCAAGCAGGACAGACTGTTTCAAATGCAACACACCAAAGTACGGCTCAGGATGA